Proteins from a genomic interval of Treponema succinifaciens DSM 2489:
- the dinB gene encoding DNA polymerase IV, with product MKFEKVFLHVDLDAFFASVEQHDHPEYKGKPVIVGGIPGDRRAVVSTASYEARKYGVHSALPLAKAVELCPNAIFLRGNHKRYAEVSHKIMSIFKEFSPSVIQMSIDEAFIDLTGTEKLFGPPLEIAKKIKAKVKEQTGLTVSVGIASTMYVAKIASGYKKPDGITFIKKGEEEKFILSLPIEKIWGIGKKTRERLKNAGIFSPADIHGKSISLLTTVFGNGMGSFLYNAVRGGKEITFGEEAKSHSISVERTFEFDVANEYAIETAFMELSAQLIWRMHTENVKAKTVNIRIRYEDFYTITAQESSEIPVSNADDLLERCLRIFNRKYEKGKGIRLLGIGLSGIETSEKPTQAELFDFGNSKKAKLEKTLFEMERKNPSLKVRKARLLSTEAEQNNLFRRDLND from the coding sequence ATGAAATTTGAAAAAGTTTTTCTTCATGTTGACCTAGATGCGTTTTTCGCTTCGGTTGAGCAGCACGATCATCCAGAATACAAAGGAAAACCTGTAATTGTCGGCGGAATTCCAGGAGACAGAAGAGCTGTAGTTTCAACGGCATCTTATGAAGCTAGAAAATACGGTGTGCATTCTGCCCTTCCTTTGGCAAAAGCAGTTGAGCTTTGCCCGAACGCAATTTTTCTGCGCGGAAACCACAAGCGTTATGCGGAAGTTTCACATAAAATAATGAGCATTTTCAAGGAATTTTCGCCGTCAGTAATTCAAATGTCAATTGACGAAGCATTTATTGATCTTACTGGAACTGAAAAACTTTTCGGTCCGCCTTTGGAAATCGCAAAAAAAATAAAGGCAAAGGTAAAAGAGCAAACAGGACTTACAGTAAGCGTCGGAATTGCAAGCACAATGTATGTCGCAAAAATCGCATCGGGATATAAAAAGCCGGACGGAATTACATTCATAAAAAAAGGCGAAGAAGAAAAATTCATTCTTTCACTTCCTATAGAGAAAATCTGGGGCATAGGAAAAAAAACACGGGAACGGCTAAAAAACGCTGGAATATTTTCACCTGCGGATATTCATGGCAAGTCAATTTCTTTGCTGACTACTGTCTTCGGAAACGGAATGGGCTCTTTTTTATATAATGCGGTCCGCGGCGGAAAAGAAATCACATTTGGCGAAGAAGCAAAAAGCCACTCAATAAGCGTAGAGCGGACTTTTGAATTCGATGTGGCAAATGAATATGCAATCGAAACTGCATTCATGGAACTTTCCGCGCAATTAATCTGGAGAATGCACACAGAAAATGTCAAGGCAAAAACCGTAAATATCCGAATAAGATACGAAGATTTTTACACTATAACTGCACAAGAATCTTCAGAAATTCCAGTTTCAAATGCAGATGATTTGCTTGAACGCTGCCTAAGAATTTTCAATAGAAAATATGAAAAAGGAAAAGGAATCAGGCTTTTGGGCATTGGACTTTCTGGAATAGAAACCAGCGAAAAACCAACGCAAGCGGAACTTTTCGACTTTGGAAACTCAAAAAAAGCAAAACTGGAAAAAACCCTTTTTGAAATGGAAAGAAAAAATCCTTCGCTTAAAGTCAGAAAAGCC
- the trmB gene encoding tRNA (guanosine(46)-N7)-methyltransferase TrmB, with the protein MPSNDADGNIPTDNLEDHSIFRRPVRTYVIRAGRMTENEKRSYEELHHVWCIPFEHRTLNFTDIFNNTNPVTMEIGFGMGHATAQIAQDNPNMNYIGSEVHVPGVGRLLGEIKKRQLKNLYLIEYDALEILETMIPDNSLAGFHIFFPDPWPKKKHHKRRLLQRPRTDLLVSKLSPGGYIYFATDWEEYALSAVEELSCTEGIHNKYEKFAPHQEWRPRTKFEQKGLDAGREIFELVFVKDEE; encoded by the coding sequence ATGCCTAGTAACGACGCCGATGGGAATATTCCCACTGACAATTTAGAAGACCACAGTATTTTTAGACGCCCGGTGCGCACTTATGTGATCCGCGCTGGACGCATGACCGAAAATGAGAAGCGCAGCTATGAAGAACTTCATCATGTTTGGTGCATTCCTTTTGAGCATAGAACGCTTAATTTTACAGATATTTTTAACAACACAAATCCTGTTACAATGGAAATTGGATTTGGAATGGGACACGCTACTGCTCAGATTGCGCAGGACAATCCGAACATGAATTATATAGGAAGCGAAGTCCATGTTCCTGGAGTTGGTCGTCTTCTTGGTGAAATAAAAAAAAGACAGCTGAAAAATCTTTATTTGATTGAATATGATGCGCTTGAAATCCTTGAAACTATGATTCCTGACAATTCTCTTGCAGGCTTTCATATTTTCTTTCCTGACCCTTGGCCGAAGAAAAAACACCACAAACGCCGTTTGCTTCAGCGTCCGCGCACAGATCTGCTTGTTTCAAAATTGTCTCCCGGCGGATATATTTATTTTGCAACTGACTGGGAAGAATATGCTTTAAGCGCAGTTGAAGAACTTTCCTGCACAGAAGGTATTCATAATAAATATGAAAAATTCGCGCCTCATCAGGAATGGCGGCCAAGGACAAAATTTGAGCAGAAAGGGCTTGATGCCGGGCGTGAAATTTTCGAGCTTGTTTTTGTAAAAGATGAGGAATAG